The genomic DNA GCCGCAGTGAGAGCGCCAGTAAGGGCGAAGACAAACACAGCGATTAGGCCAAACTGATAGAGTGCGGTGTGAAAATCGAGGTTAAATGTCATGTTCGTTTAAGATAGGTGGAAAGCAAATCGCATTATAGTGCAATAAGCAGAAGCAATGAAAAGCAAGAATTATAAAACTCCCACAAACAGCAGCAAAAAGCTCAACAAGCCCTAGTTAAATTAATCCTAGTAGTGCTGCTTTTACCGTGGCTGCGGTTTTATTGACTACGTCTAGTTTACGCATAGCCTGACTAATATGAAAATTAACTGTTCGAGTAGTGATGCCTAAAATTAACGCAATTTCTTCTGCGGTTTTTCCATCGGCGGTCCATTTAAGCATTTCTAGTTCGCGTAGACTTAGCTCTGGCATATCAAATTTCTCAGCACATATTCTTGAGGCCAAGCCATGGTGAGCGACTTGAGTCAGCCATAATAGTTGGTAGCGATAGCGAGCTAGCTCGTTGGGGCCGAGCATTTCCGATGAACGCGCAAGGGTGAGCATACCAATGGTACCATTGGCTTGACGAGAGGATTGCGCCCAACCATATTCCAAACCAAATGAGCGAGCATCTTCCATCAGTTCTGGTGTTCTAGCAAAAACTTGGTCGCTCCAAACAATAGGCAGTTGTGAGCTTAAGCCATGATGCACTGTAGGGTCAATTTGCAGGTAGTTTTTTTCTTGGTAAGCCTGCTGCCATGGTGTGGGGTAGTTATTTAGCATCTCGGTGCGTGGTGCAGACAATGGATAGGGCATACGGAGCCCATAGGCACAAAAGTTAAAACCTAAAGCGCTGGTGATTTTTGATAGTTCAGCAAAAAAATCTTCGCTCGAACCTTTAGTTTCTAATAAGCAGAACTGTTCTTCTAACCACGCTTCCATGTGCTAGCTATAACTTCCTTGATATATGCCATTTAGCCATATAAATGCAATGACTGATTAACTAGCAGTATAACGCAACTGTCAATGTTGACAATTGATGGAGGGCAAGCCTGATGCTTTGATGAGGTAGAGTTCAAAAAAAAAATAAACATAATTATGAATATGTGGGTAAATAGAAAAACTATTTTAGATCCAGCAAGCTACACGGTTACTCCGGATTACGATGGCTTAGTCAGATTATCTTATGAGCAACTTAGCGTGCTCGATTTTAAGCACATTATTTCTGGCTTAGATAAAATCAATCCCGCGCAGGAAGCATTGAGTCTGCAGCAATACGGTGGATATACCGAGTGGCTATTTGAAAACATATGCGCCATCACGCTGGGTTGGGATTGGCATTGGACATGGCGTGATGGTCGTATGCAGTGCCAAGTAAAAGGTTTCCCTCGAAGTAACATTCAATTACAAGAAGAGGGCTTTGATGTGAGCCCTAAAAGAAACGATCAACTGCTGTTACAGTTGATCGGTAATATGAATTGGCAACCTACTACCAGCGCGGCCATTTTAGAACGCTATCAAGAATCGCCAATGAACATTGGTTAATCAAGATCAATGTAGCAGGCAAATAGGGCGTAACCATTAATTACCTTAGGTGGGCCTGCCCGGTGATGGCGGAAGCCGGCGTGGCGTAACATGCGCTCTATGCCAAGTGGTGATACTGAAACAAGCCGTTTGGCGCCGTGTTTTTTAGCACATTCGATGGCGGCATTTAATAGCGATAAGGCTTGTTTCGACATTAGCTGAGTAGGTGCTTCTTGATGGTTGTCAAAGTCTACAGCGGCAAAACGAGAAAGCTCCCAAATATCGGATTGTTTAGGGCAGGGCAAACCGTTGAGTAGTTCTGGAAATACCTCTTCCAGCAAATAAGGTTGAGTAGTGGGGAGCAGTCGGGCACAGCCGCAAATGTGCTCATGTTGATTTTTAGCCACGACATAAATAGTGTCTTGATGATCAAATTGGTCTTGCTCTATGCCTTCGGGAGTATCTAGCTCCCAACCCAGCATTTCGACAAAGACTTGATGGCGATAGTGATTTAGGTGTTGAAAGGTAGTGGCTGAAAGTTGTTCTGCAACGCCGTCGATGAAGTCCATAAGCATCTCTCCCTAGGTGGTGATGCTATGAGTACAATCCAGCCTGCGCATTTTTTAAACTGTTAACTCTAACAGCTAGTAAATACTAAATTTATCTCCTATGGTGTTGTTTTTATTGATTTTTTGTTAT from Agarivorans gilvus includes the following:
- a CDS encoding LuxR family transcriptional regulator, yielding MEAWLEEQFCLLETKGSSEDFFAELSKITSALGFNFCAYGLRMPYPLSAPRTEMLNNYPTPWQQAYQEKNYLQIDPTVHHGLSSQLPIVWSDQVFARTPELMEDARSFGLEYGWAQSSRQANGTIGMLTLARSSEMLGPNELARYRYQLLWLTQVAHHGLASRICAEKFDMPELSLRELEMLKWTADGKTAEEIALILGITTRTVNFHISQAMRKLDVVNKTAATVKAALLGLI
- a CDS encoding DUF4902 domain-containing protein, with the translated sequence MNMWVNRKTILDPASYTVTPDYDGLVRLSYEQLSVLDFKHIISGLDKINPAQEALSLQQYGGYTEWLFENICAITLGWDWHWTWRDGRMQCQVKGFPRSNIQLQEEGFDVSPKRNDQLLLQLIGNMNWQPTTSAAILERYQESPMNIG
- a CDS encoding acyl-homoserine-lactone synthase, which produces MDFIDGVAEQLSATTFQHLNHYRHQVFVEMLGWELDTPEGIEQDQFDHQDTIYVVAKNQHEHICGCARLLPTTQPYLLEEVFPELLNGLPCPKQSDIWELSRFAAVDFDNHQEAPTQLMSKQALSLLNAAIECAKKHGAKRLVSVSPLGIERMLRHAGFRHHRAGPPKVINGYALFACYIDLD